The following proteins are co-located in the Nitrospirota bacterium genome:
- the htpX gene encoding protease HtpX — protein MRRVIYFLLTNVAILLVLSTAMRIFGVEPYLTAYGLNYQSLLIFALVFGMGGSFISLALSKWTARRISGAQVIKEPANETERWFVRTVSELAAKANIGMPEVAVFPSDDMNAFATGMRRDKSLIAVSSGLLGRMDREKVKAVLAHEVAHVANGDMITLALIQGVVNTFVLFLSRVIGHTIDKVVFKNERGHGPAFWVTTIIAEIVLAVLASIIVFYFSRKREYRADSGAAAFVGKKPMIGALEALKASVRQPHLPDKLAAFGISGAKRSGLKALFATHPDLDDRIASLEMSVYPDYK, from the coding sequence ATGCGCAGAGTCATTTACTTTTTACTTACAAACGTCGCTATTCTGCTGGTCTTAAGTACGGCAATGAGGATTTTTGGTGTAGAGCCGTATCTTACAGCATACGGACTGAACTACCAGTCACTGCTCATATTTGCGCTCGTGTTCGGCATGGGCGGCTCATTTATAAGCCTTGCCTTGTCCAAATGGACGGCAAGGAGGATTTCCGGCGCGCAGGTTATAAAAGAGCCCGCAAACGAGACGGAAAGGTGGTTTGTAAGGACCGTGTCCGAACTGGCGGCAAAGGCGAATATCGGAATGCCCGAAGTCGCCGTTTTTCCCTCGGATGACATGAATGCCTTTGCAACCGGTATGCGCAGGGACAAGTCCCTGATCGCCGTATCCTCAGGACTTCTCGGGAGGATGGACAGGGAAAAGGTGAAGGCCGTTCTTGCCCATGAGGTGGCCCACGTCGCCAACGGTGATATGATTACCCTGGCGCTGATTCAAGGCGTGGTGAACACCTTTGTGCTTTTTCTGTCCCGCGTAATAGGACATACCATTGACAAGGTTGTATTTAAGAATGAACGGGGACACGGCCCCGCCTTCTGGGTTACAACGATTATTGCCGAGATAGTCCTTGCTGTTTTAGCCTCGATAATCGTCTTTTACTTCTCAAGAAAACGTGAATACAGGGCTGACTCCGGCGCCGCGGCGTTCGTCGGCAAAAAACCGATGATAGGAGCGCTCGAAGCCTTGAAGGCATCCGTACGTCAGCCCCATCTGCCTGACAAGCTTGCCGCCTTTGGGATCTCCGGCGCAAAACGAAGCGGGCTGAAAGCGCTCTTTGCAACACATCCCGACCTTGATGACAGGATTGCGTCCCTTGAAATGTCAGTTTATCCTGATTATAAATAA